One genomic segment of Nonomuraea coxensis DSM 45129 includes these proteins:
- a CDS encoding CHAT domain-containing protein encodes MSDGPCPLVEAAEAAMLLSLVDPEHALRAAGAVLSAARRAGAHEAEAVALRAMALADRELGDLDSAEHHLRAAIAVPGAPRERVAQARLSLVTVRTELGHPLQALRLAALAWAYLRPLDRAKLDTQRAVALSHLGRHQEAIASCDRALRALVHAPGTVDDRRFLAGGLLNRGLVRCWRGEWDAAMRDLTACLEISQHAGLHHLARLSAANLPFLSVRRGDIAGAFHHYREAEDTLFGYPERLATMRADFAGALLAAHLPGEARAMLNLAVPDLEASGGRVALAEARLKLAQVELLTGDPHRALQVGEQAAQELADQERTSWLPLAREVVLRSRLALGPVTPELVSGLIACADELEDGLAQLPGAAALRLTAAEAALAVDDHPAASAQLARLTRHAAVDERPDEPFPGGRLAGEWQVPAPVRQHALALEAALREDVPGAFHAVHEGLAEVGEGVEGFDDPSLRAHAARAGERLAAFGLSLAVRNGLPRDVFEWAERWRAVTAPAHGSPAIDPRRVGAELGSGALVEFVIDGESLLAVLVSGERVLLRWLGAVRAVEEAVVRLRYALRRHGERRDWSGSADGDGGNDLEVAAQEVDRLLFRPLDAELDGAALVVVPVGALHTLPWSALPSLRERPVSVAASAAGWLRARARQGRRGDGVPRVVAAAGPGLTHAHAEVTHVLACHRDTAEIPARSGAVLDALDGVDVLHLAAHGVFHARSPLMSGITLDDGLLMAYDLLTLERAPELVVLSACNSGMSRAPVEGAPLGLPGTFLAQGAACVIAGMVPVQDEAARAVMSAFHELVAVGQPPDAALAAAAAKTGVYEFTCFGAGDRPLY; translated from the coding sequence ATGAGCGACGGCCCCTGTCCTCTCGTCGAGGCGGCAGAGGCCGCCATGCTGCTTTCGCTGGTCGATCCCGAGCACGCCCTGCGCGCCGCCGGCGCGGTGCTCTCCGCCGCCCGCCGGGCCGGCGCCCACGAGGCCGAGGCCGTGGCGCTGCGCGCCATGGCGCTGGCCGACCGCGAGCTGGGCGACCTCGACAGCGCCGAGCACCACCTGCGGGCCGCGATCGCCGTGCCGGGCGCGCCGCGCGAGCGGGTGGCGCAGGCGCGGCTGTCGCTGGTCACCGTACGCACCGAACTCGGCCACCCCCTCCAGGCCCTCCGCCTGGCCGCCCTGGCCTGGGCCTACCTGCGCCCGCTCGACCGGGCCAAGCTCGACACCCAGCGCGCCGTCGCGCTCTCCCACCTGGGCCGCCACCAGGAGGCCATCGCCTCCTGCGACCGGGCGCTGCGCGCCCTGGTGCACGCGCCGGGCACCGTCGACGACCGCCGCTTCCTCGCCGGCGGGCTGCTCAACCGCGGCCTGGTCCGCTGCTGGCGGGGCGAGTGGGACGCCGCCATGCGCGACCTCACCGCCTGCCTGGAGATCTCCCAGCACGCGGGCCTGCACCACCTCGCCCGGCTCTCGGCCGCCAACCTCCCGTTCCTCTCCGTACGCCGGGGCGACATCGCCGGCGCCTTCCACCACTACCGGGAGGCCGAGGACACGCTGTTCGGCTATCCCGAGCGCCTGGCGACCATGCGGGCCGACTTCGCCGGCGCCCTGCTGGCGGCCCACCTGCCCGGCGAGGCCAGGGCGATGCTCAACCTGGCCGTGCCCGACCTGGAGGCGAGCGGCGGGCGGGTGGCGCTCGCCGAGGCGCGGCTGAAGCTGGCCCAGGTCGAGCTGCTGACCGGCGACCCGCACCGGGCGCTGCAGGTCGGCGAGCAGGCGGCGCAGGAGCTGGCCGACCAGGAACGCACGTCGTGGCTGCCGCTGGCCAGGGAGGTCGTGCTGCGCTCGCGCCTCGCCCTCGGGCCCGTCACGCCCGAGCTGGTGTCCGGCCTGATCGCCTGCGCCGACGAGCTGGAGGACGGCCTCGCCCAGCTCCCGGGGGCGGCGGCGCTCCGCCTCACGGCGGCCGAGGCGGCGCTCGCGGTCGACGACCATCCTGCGGCGTCGGCGCAGCTCGCCCGCCTGACCCGGCACGCGGCCGTGGACGAGCGGCCCGACGAGCCGTTCCCCGGCGGGCGGCTGGCCGGCGAGTGGCAGGTGCCCGCCCCGGTGCGGCAGCACGCGCTCGCGCTGGAGGCCGCGCTGCGCGAGGACGTGCCCGGCGCCTTCCACGCGGTGCACGAAGGGCTGGCCGAGGTCGGCGAGGGCGTGGAGGGCTTCGACGACCCGTCGCTGCGGGCCCACGCGGCACGGGCCGGGGAGCGGCTGGCGGCGTTCGGGCTCTCACTGGCGGTGCGGAACGGGCTTCCCCGCGACGTGTTCGAGTGGGCCGAGCGGTGGCGGGCCGTCACCGCGCCCGCGCACGGCTCCCCCGCGATCGATCCCCGGCGGGTGGGCGCGGAGCTGGGCTCGGGCGCCCTGGTCGAGTTCGTGATCGACGGGGAGTCGCTGCTCGCGGTGCTGGTCAGCGGGGAGCGGGTGCTGCTGCGGTGGCTGGGCGCGGTGCGGGCGGTCGAGGAGGCGGTCGTACGGCTGCGCTACGCGCTGCGGCGGCACGGCGAGCGGCGCGACTGGTCCGGTTCCGCGGACGGTGACGGCGGCAACGACCTGGAGGTGGCGGCGCAGGAGGTGGACCGGCTGCTGTTCCGGCCGCTCGACGCCGAGCTGGACGGCGCGGCGCTCGTGGTGGTTCCGGTCGGGGCCCTGCACACGCTGCCCTGGAGCGCGCTGCCCTCCCTGCGCGAACGCCCGGTGAGCGTGGCGGCGAGCGCCGCCGGCTGGCTGCGGGCGCGGGCACGGCAGGGCCGGCGCGGCGACGGCGTCCCCCGGGTCGTCGCGGCGGCGGGGCCCGGGCTGACGCACGCGCACGCCGAGGTGACGCACGTCCTGGCCTGCCATCGCGACACCGCCGAGATCCCCGCGCGCAGCGGCGCCGTCCTCGACGCCCTCGACGGCGTGGACGTGCTGCACCTGGCCGCGCACGGCGTCTTCCACGCCCGCAGCCCCCTGATGTCCGGCATCACCCTGGACGACGGGCTGCTGATGGCCTACGACCTGCTGACCCTGGAGCGGGCGCCGGAGCTGGTCGTGCTGTCGGCGTGCAACTCCGGCATGTCGCGGGCGCCGGTCGAGGGGGCGCCCCTCGGCCTGCCGGGAACGTTCCTGGCGCAGGGGGCGGCGTGCGTGATCGCCGGGATGGTGCCGGTGCAGGACGAGGCGGCGCGGGCGGTGATGAGCGCCTTCCACGAACTCGTCGCGGTCGGGCAGCCGCCCGACGCGGCCCTGGCCGCCGCCGCGGCCAAGACCGGCGTGTACGAGTTCACCTGCTTCGGCGCCGGCGACCGGCCACTCTACTGA
- a CDS encoding sulfurtransferase, with protein MTGPLITAADLAALGHDVTLLDVRWRLGGPPGVELYREGHLPGAVFCDLDRDLAATPGGGGRHPLPHADAFQAAMRRLGVRDGRPVVVYDDAGSTSAARAWWTLRYFGHQDVRVLDGGLPAWTAAGLPLTKEAPGAAEGDFTARPGGLPVLTAEEAGALARAGVLLDARSGERFRGEAEPVDPMAGHIPGAVSAPTTENVGPDGRFLDPAALRARFAGLGAGEGVPAGAYCGSGVMAAHEVLAMELAGLPAALYVGSWSHWVTDPTRPIATGA; from the coding sequence GTGACTGGCCCGCTGATCACCGCCGCCGACCTCGCCGCGCTCGGCCACGACGTCACGTTGCTGGACGTACGCTGGCGGCTCGGCGGCCCGCCCGGCGTGGAGCTCTACCGCGAGGGCCACCTGCCGGGCGCGGTCTTCTGCGACCTCGACCGCGACCTCGCCGCCACGCCGGGCGGTGGCGGACGTCACCCGCTGCCGCACGCGGACGCGTTCCAGGCCGCGATGCGCCGCCTCGGGGTGCGCGACGGGCGGCCGGTCGTGGTCTACGACGACGCCGGCTCCACCTCCGCCGCCCGCGCCTGGTGGACGCTGCGCTACTTCGGTCACCAGGACGTACGCGTGCTCGACGGCGGTCTGCCCGCCTGGACGGCTGCCGGCCTGCCGCTCACCAAGGAGGCCCCCGGTGCGGCCGAGGGTGACTTCACCGCCCGGCCCGGCGGCCTGCCGGTCCTGACCGCGGAGGAGGCCGGGGCGCTGGCCCGCGCCGGTGTGCTGCTCGACGCCAGGTCGGGGGAGCGGTTCAGGGGCGAGGCCGAGCCGGTCGATCCGATGGCCGGGCACATCCCGGGCGCGGTGAGCGCGCCGACCACCGAGAACGTCGGCCCCGACGGCAGGTTCCTCGACCCCGCGGCGCTGCGGGCCCGCTTCGCCGGGCTCGGGGCGGGGGAGGGCGTACCGGCCGGGGCCTACTGCGGTTCGGGCGTGATGGCTGCCCACGAGGTGCTGGCCATGGAGCTGGCCGGGCTGCCCGCCGCCCTCTACGTCGGCTCCTGGTCCCACTGGGTGACCGACCCCACCCGCCCGATCGCGACCGGCGCGTAG
- a CDS encoding alkaline phosphatase family protein, with protein sequence MLLPGYGGGSLADLPGALLAALGVPESARPENARLTLAPAESVCLFLVDGLGADLLRAHPEAAPFLSSLAGRTLTAGFPATTVTSLCSLGTGMTPGEHGMLGLTLAVPGTGHLFNCLRWTLPGGLTMDPEQWQPAKTVYQRAAEAGVLPSYVAPAEFEGTGLTRAVFRGVRYLAADTVDERIARVHEALREPHAHVTVYYGDLDSVGHMVGWGSDEWLRQLALVDDMAVRLAEGLPPGSALYITADHGMVNATEKVDAEQVPELMEGVALLGGEARARHVYAEPGAARHVLEAWAETFHGKAWVVSRQEAVDSGWFGPRVREEWLERIGDVVAVPHDGLAITAPSRHRIEALFTGYHGSMTAAEQNVPLLEVRP encoded by the coding sequence ATGCTGCTGCCAGGCTACGGCGGGGGGTCGCTGGCCGACCTGCCCGGTGCTCTGCTGGCCGCCTTGGGAGTTCCCGAGTCCGCCCGTCCTGAGAACGCTCGCCTTACTCTTGCGCCCGCCGAAAGCGTCTGCCTGTTCCTCGTGGACGGCCTGGGCGCCGACCTGCTGCGCGCTCACCCCGAGGCCGCCCCGTTCCTGTCCTCCCTGGCCGGACGCACACTCACGGCCGGATTCCCGGCCACCACCGTCACGAGCCTGTGCTCGCTCGGCACCGGGATGACGCCCGGCGAGCACGGCATGCTGGGCCTGACCCTCGCCGTCCCCGGCACCGGCCACCTGTTCAACTGCCTGCGCTGGACTCTCCCCGGCGGCCTGACGATGGACCCCGAGCAGTGGCAGCCCGCCAAGACCGTCTACCAGCGGGCCGCCGAGGCCGGCGTCCTGCCGAGCTACGTGGCCCCCGCCGAGTTCGAGGGCACCGGCCTGACCAGGGCCGTCTTCCGCGGCGTCCGCTACCTCGCGGCCGACACCGTCGACGAGCGGATCGCCCGGGTGCACGAGGCCCTGCGCGAGCCCCACGCCCACGTCACCGTCTACTACGGCGACCTCGACTCCGTCGGCCACATGGTGGGCTGGGGCAGCGACGAATGGCTGCGTCAGCTCGCCCTCGTGGACGACATGGCCGTCCGGCTGGCCGAGGGCCTGCCGCCGGGCTCCGCCCTTTACATCACCGCCGACCACGGCATGGTCAACGCCACCGAGAAGGTGGATGCCGAGCAGGTCCCCGAGCTGATGGAGGGCGTCGCGCTGCTCGGCGGCGAGGCGCGCGCCAGGCACGTCTACGCCGAGCCGGGCGCCGCCCGCCACGTGCTGGAGGCGTGGGCCGAGACCTTCCACGGCAAGGCGTGGGTGGTCTCGCGCCAGGAGGCGGTGGATTCCGGCTGGTTCGGCCCCCGCGTACGCGAGGAGTGGCTGGAGCGCATCGGCGACGTCGTGGCCGTCCCGCACGACGGCCTGGCCATCACCGCCCCTTCCCGCCACCGCATCGAGGCGCTGTTCACCGGCTACCACGGCTCGATGACCGCCGCCGAGCAGAACGTCCCGCTCCTGGAGGTACGCCCGTGA
- a CDS encoding DUF5998 family protein, whose translation MRETRVSAAGLREAIERSGYYPDLVTDAVESALGKEAVTAFVVHHEATFDPAMEVRRHVTVLVLTATRLLVCHTDEHPAVEGVSTSHASTTTEAVRLSRVQSVAVTRVVPDPASYVPGVPPTEVTLTIGWGAISHVDLEPATCGDENCEADHGYTGAITADDLSLRVSEAADGPEAVAHVLAFAKALSEATARTAGA comes from the coding sequence ATGAGGGAAACCCGAGTCTCAGCCGCGGGCCTGCGTGAAGCGATCGAGCGCAGCGGCTACTATCCCGACCTCGTCACCGATGCGGTCGAATCCGCGCTGGGCAAGGAGGCCGTGACCGCGTTCGTGGTGCATCACGAGGCCACGTTCGATCCTGCCATGGAGGTGCGCAGGCACGTCACGGTCCTGGTGCTGACGGCGACGCGGCTGCTGGTCTGCCACACCGACGAGCATCCGGCGGTCGAGGGCGTCTCGACCTCCCACGCCTCGACCACCACGGAGGCCGTCCGGCTGAGCCGCGTCCAGTCGGTCGCCGTCACCCGCGTGGTCCCCGACCCCGCCTCCTACGTCCCGGGCGTGCCGCCCACCGAGGTCACGCTCACCATCGGCTGGGGGGCCATCTCCCACGTCGATCTCGAACCCGCCACCTGCGGTGACGAGAACTGCGAGGCCGACCACGGCTACACCGGCGCCATCACCGCCGACGACCTGTCCCTCCGGGTCAGCGAGGCGGCCGACGGGCCGGAGGCGGTCGCGCACGTCCTGGCCTTCGCCAAGGCCCTGTCCGAGGCCACCGCCCGCACCGCCGGCGCCTGA
- a CDS encoding GNAT family N-acetyltransferase yields MEAQYPAHWEADVVLADGGTAHVRPIRPADADRLRSFYSRLSDESIYFRFFGPRPRLSDRDVERFTNVDYVDRVALIATIGTEMVAVIRYDKTGPGEAEVAFLVEDAHQGRGVASVLLEHLAATAREHGIETFVADVLPANMRMMGVLRQAGYTAQSRFADGVVRMTLDLTPTETSAEVTTAREHRAESRSIARLLTPGSVAVIGASREPGGVGQTVLRNLLAADFTGPVYPVHREVRAVAGVRAYPSVTAIDGDVDLAVVAVPAESVLDVVEECAEKGVHGLVVVSSGFGETGAEGRERQDELARTARSYGLRVVGPNCLGIANTDRAVRLNATLAATVPGRGKVGFFSQSGALGTALLQRVAQRGMGISSFVSAGNRADVSGNDLLQYWEEDDATEVILLYLESLGNPRKFTRLARRISRGKPVVVVKSGGTPSGHSAEELGLPDSAISSLFAQAGLIRVDDLIQLFDVGQLLAYQPLPAGPRVALVTNSDALGLLAADACLAAGLEPRPPVNLGAAAGAAEFGAALEGELASAGVDAAVVIYMPPLPGDAEAVAAELLRVSEGSGKPVLTTFEGHLGMHPALQVTEPGSPRERPAPARGSIPSYAAPEEAVRALAQAVRYAAWRAQPATPPPALDDLDPDRARTLIHTLLTASEPTPTPEPVPEPAAVPGPALAPAPAPAAGPGSAPASEAATAPAPRAEPTTESEPTTESGPTPGSELAPGSGPVPAPDSEPVSEAGPRPLPEPATEPAVEPATEPAAEAAAEATGEAVVEVAGARRGVRSAAFAEPGPPVEIDAAELLSCYGLTVWPSEVVHSPDEAAAAAERLGWPVVLKVADPGASRRAGTVRLGLTGPEMVRHAYAEFADQLGAKVLAVQRMAPQPAVPTVVGVVEDPAFGPVVSFGLGEVTARLLQDQGYRLAPLTAEDATALVRSVRAAPLLFGEYGYPPVAVDALEDLLVRVGRLANDLPEVARLDLDQVLVGESSVMILGARATLRTPAGPRLDGGPRRLS; encoded by the coding sequence GTGGAGGCACAATATCCGGCCCACTGGGAGGCCGACGTCGTCCTGGCCGACGGCGGCACCGCGCACGTACGCCCCATCCGGCCCGCCGACGCGGACCGCCTTCGCTCCTTCTACTCGCGCCTGTCCGACGAGTCGATCTATTTCCGGTTCTTCGGCCCGCGGCCGCGCCTGTCCGACCGCGACGTGGAGCGCTTCACCAACGTCGACTACGTCGACCGCGTCGCGCTGATCGCCACGATCGGCACCGAGATGGTGGCCGTCATCCGCTACGACAAGACCGGCCCGGGCGAGGCCGAGGTCGCCTTCCTCGTCGAGGACGCCCACCAGGGCCGCGGCGTCGCCTCCGTGCTGCTGGAGCACCTGGCCGCCACCGCCCGCGAGCACGGCATCGAGACCTTCGTCGCCGACGTGCTGCCCGCCAACATGCGCATGATGGGCGTGCTGCGCCAGGCGGGCTACACCGCGCAGAGCCGGTTCGCCGACGGCGTCGTCCGCATGACGCTCGACCTGACCCCCACCGAGACCTCCGCCGAGGTGACCACCGCCCGCGAGCACCGCGCCGAGTCCCGTTCCATCGCCCGGCTGCTCACGCCCGGCTCGGTGGCCGTCATCGGCGCCTCCCGCGAACCCGGCGGGGTCGGCCAGACCGTGCTGCGCAACCTGCTGGCCGCCGACTTCACCGGCCCCGTCTACCCGGTGCACCGCGAGGTGCGGGCGGTGGCGGGCGTACGCGCCTACCCGAGCGTCACCGCGATCGACGGCGACGTCGACCTCGCCGTGGTCGCCGTGCCCGCGGAGAGCGTGCTCGACGTCGTCGAGGAGTGCGCGGAGAAGGGCGTGCACGGGCTGGTCGTGGTGTCGTCGGGGTTCGGCGAGACGGGCGCGGAGGGCCGCGAGCGGCAGGACGAGCTGGCGCGCACCGCCCGCTCCTACGGGCTGCGCGTGGTCGGCCCCAACTGCCTCGGCATCGCCAACACCGACCGCGCCGTGCGGCTCAACGCCACGCTCGCCGCCACCGTCCCCGGCCGGGGGAAGGTCGGCTTCTTCAGCCAGTCGGGCGCCCTCGGCACCGCGCTGCTGCAGCGCGTGGCGCAGCGCGGCATGGGCATCTCGTCGTTCGTCTCGGCGGGCAACCGGGCCGACGTGTCGGGCAACGACCTCCTGCAGTACTGGGAGGAGGACGACGCGACCGAGGTGATCCTGCTCTACCTGGAGTCGCTGGGCAACCCGCGCAAGTTCACCCGCCTGGCCCGGCGCATCAGCCGCGGCAAGCCGGTCGTGGTGGTCAAGAGCGGCGGCACGCCCTCGGGGCACTCGGCAGAGGAGCTGGGGCTGCCCGACTCGGCGATCAGCTCGCTGTTCGCGCAGGCGGGCCTCATCCGGGTGGACGACCTCATCCAGCTCTTCGACGTGGGGCAGCTCCTCGCCTACCAGCCGCTGCCCGCCGGGCCCAGGGTCGCGCTGGTCACCAACTCCGACGCGCTCGGCCTGCTCGCCGCCGACGCCTGCCTCGCGGCCGGCCTCGAACCGCGTCCCCCCGTCAACCTGGGGGCCGCGGCGGGGGCCGCCGAGTTCGGGGCGGCGCTGGAGGGGGAGCTGGCCTCCGCCGGCGTGGACGCCGCCGTCGTGATCTACATGCCGCCGCTGCCGGGTGACGCCGAGGCCGTGGCGGCCGAGCTGCTGCGGGTGTCCGAAGGCAGCGGCAAGCCGGTGCTGACGACGTTCGAGGGGCATCTGGGGATGCATCCGGCACTCCAGGTGACCGAGCCGGGGTCCCCGCGGGAGCGGCCGGCGCCGGCGCGGGGGTCCATCCCCTCGTACGCGGCCCCGGAGGAGGCGGTCCGCGCCCTCGCCCAGGCGGTCAGGTACGCGGCCTGGCGAGCCCAGCCCGCCACCCCGCCGCCCGCCCTCGACGATCTCGACCCCGACCGCGCCCGCACCCTGATCCACACCCTTCTGACCGCCTCCGAGCCCACTCCCACCCCCGAGCCGGTTCCCGAGCCCGCCGCCGTGCCCGGCCCCGCCCTCGCCCCCGCCCCAGCCCCCGCAGCTGGGCCCGGGTCCGCGCCCGCGTCCGAGGCCGCCACCGCGCCGGCGCCTAGGGCCGAGCCCACCACCGAGTCCGAGCCCACCACCGAGTCCGGGCCCACGCCGGGGTCGGAGCTCGCGCCGGGTTCCGGGCCCGTTCCCGCGCCCGATTCGGAGCCTGTCTCCGAGGCCGGTCCCAGGCCCCTTCCGGAGCCCGCGACGGAACCCGCCGTGGAGCCCGCGACGGAACCCGCTGCGGAGGCCGCGGCGGAGGCCACTGGGGAGGCCGTTGTGGAGGTCGCTGGGGCTCGGCGTGGGGTGCGTTCGGCCGCGTTCGCGGAGCCGGGGCCGCCGGTCGAGATCGACGCGGCCGAGCTGCTCTCCTGCTACGGCCTGACCGTGTGGCCCTCCGAGGTGGTGCATTCGCCCGACGAGGCCGCGGCCGCCGCCGAACGCCTCGGCTGGCCGGTGGTGCTCAAGGTGGCCGACCCCGGGGCCTCCCGCCGGGCGGGCACCGTACGCCTCGGCCTGACCGGCCCCGAGATGGTCCGGCACGCCTACGCCGAGTTCGCCGACCAGCTCGGCGCGAAGGTGCTGGCCGTCCAGCGGATGGCGCCGCAGCCCGCCGTGCCCACGGTGGTGGGGGTGGTCGAGGACCCGGCGTTCGGGCCGGTGGTGTCGTTCGGGCTGGGCGAGGTGACCGCGCGGCTCCTGCAGGACCAGGGCTACCGCCTGGCGCCGCTCACGGCGGAGGACGCCACTGCCCTCGTCCGGTCGGTGCGCGCCGCCCCGCTGCTCTTCGGCGAGTACGGCTACCCGCCCGTCGCCGTCGACGCCCTGGAGGACCTGCTCGTACGTGTCGGCCGCCTGGCCAACGACCTGCCCGAGGTGGCCCGCCTGGATCTCGACCAGGTGCTGGTCGGCGAGTCGAGCGTGATGATCCTCGGGGCCCGCGCGACCCTCCGCACCCCGGCGGGGCCGCGGCTCGACGGCGGTCCGCGCAGGTTGTCGTGA
- a CDS encoding carbohydrate kinase family protein codes for MTRVVVVGDLMTDAVARARYALARASDTPAVVTMHGGGSGANISSWLAVEGAEVAFIGRRGADITGRNRDMELMGYGVDARLVMDPERPTGTCVVLVTHKGERTMLSDPGANAALSPEDLPRDLFTSGAHLHLSGYTLMNEGSREAGFAALDMARRSGMSISVDCASSAPLERTGAEPFLEWTNGAKLLFANIDQAKVLTGRDDAEAAAKVLTAWFPQVVIKMNKEGALWYSNGRPDPVRAAAEPVEKIVDGTGAGDAFCAGFLPPWLEGKPPAESLASGCRLAAKAIMHLGARPPF; via the coding sequence ATGACGCGGGTCGTCGTGGTGGGCGATCTCATGACCGACGCGGTGGCGCGCGCCCGTTATGCGCTCGCCAGAGCGAGCGACACCCCGGCGGTCGTCACCATGCACGGCGGCGGGTCCGGGGCCAACATCTCCTCCTGGCTTGCCGTCGAGGGCGCCGAGGTCGCCTTCATCGGCCGCAGGGGCGCCGACATCACCGGCCGCAACCGCGACATGGAGCTGATGGGCTACGGCGTCGACGCGCGCCTGGTCATGGATCCCGAGCGGCCCACCGGCACCTGCGTGGTGCTCGTCACGCACAAGGGCGAGCGCACCATGCTCTCCGACCCCGGCGCCAACGCCGCGCTGTCCCCCGAGGACCTGCCGCGCGACCTGTTCACCTCGGGCGCCCACCTGCACCTGTCCGGCTACACGCTGATGAACGAGGGCTCGCGCGAGGCGGGCTTCGCCGCGCTCGACATGGCCAGGCGCTCCGGGATGTCGATCTCCGTAGACTGCGCCTCGTCGGCGCCGCTGGAGCGCACCGGGGCCGAGCCGTTCCTGGAGTGGACCAACGGCGCCAAGCTGCTGTTCGCCAACATCGACCAGGCCAAGGTGCTGACCGGCCGCGACGACGCCGAGGCGGCGGCCAAGGTGCTGACCGCGTGGTTCCCGCAGGTCGTGATCAAGATGAACAAGGAGGGCGCGCTGTGGTACAGCAACGGCCGCCCCGACCCCGTGCGGGCCGCCGCCGAGCCGGTCGAGAAGATCGTGGACGGCACGGGCGCGGGTGACGCGTTCTGCGCCGGGTTCCTGCCGCCGTGGCTGGAGGGCAAGCCGCCGGCCGAGTCGCTGGCCTCGGGCTGCCGGCTGGCCGCCAAGGCGATCATGCACCTCGGCGCCCGCCCGCCCTTCTAG